In Desulfuromonas sp. KJ2020, a single window of DNA contains:
- a CDS encoding ABC transporter substrate-binding protein produces MTLWAALLCVPALLLAGAGISLGAEEKQVQTTAERLKLGEIMYLEGLLPSGEPMKAFVTGDVPVDGTTFTCVSCHLRSGLGSIEGEVITPPTNGRILYEPREPYIKGFEHVPSYSNYAKYLPVRPAYTDETLATLIAAGIDPNGRSVLHVMPRYEIAGDDMDIMIEYLKALSDEPSPGVTKDEIHFATVIVEGTDPLAVESMLLPIQFGVDRKNALSLASKNNPRMARMAYNMLGPDLMSKKFTLSKWILSGPPETWRSQLDAYYAAEPVFALLGGISEGDWEPVHRFCEENRIPNLFPVVDYPVISNTDWYTLYFSRGIRQEAEAAARYLNTLMDLLTSDTKIVQVYRDNRRGRTLAEGFRQAWEEAGHPTAAEYIIEEGQTLSDETLGEIVKEKSPEVLLVWDGPSAIGALEKLAAAKDRPKFIYASATWFGDDLYAIEDPLRSQLFMTYPYRMPQEESRFNTSLNKVLMGKPLSAYDVEALKKSYIANDMLGKALMEMRSEYYRDFLFDTIGMMKDTYLPLFDRITFGPGQRYASKGCFIVQLGEGDNPRLERRSEWLIQ; encoded by the coding sequence ATGACATTATGGGCCGCCCTTCTTTGCGTCCCTGCCCTGCTGCTTGCCGGGGCCGGCATCTCCCTGGGGGCAGAAGAGAAACAGGTGCAAACCACGGCGGAAAGGCTCAAGCTTGGGGAGATAATGTACCTCGAGGGCCTGCTGCCCTCGGGTGAACCGATGAAAGCCTTCGTCACGGGAGACGTTCCCGTGGACGGAACAACCTTTACCTGTGTAAGCTGCCATCTTCGCAGCGGTCTTGGCTCCATTGAAGGTGAAGTCATCACCCCGCCGACCAATGGCCGCATCCTGTACGAACCCCGCGAGCCCTATATCAAGGGATTCGAACACGTTCCCTCCTATTCAAACTACGCCAAGTACCTGCCGGTCCGCCCGGCCTATACCGATGAGACCCTGGCCACCCTCATCGCCGCCGGCATCGACCCCAACGGCCGCTCTGTCCTCCATGTCATGCCCCGTTATGAAATTGCCGGCGATGACATGGATATCATGATCGAATATCTCAAGGCGCTGTCCGACGAGCCTTCCCCCGGGGTGACCAAAGACGAAATCCACTTTGCCACGGTCATCGTCGAGGGCACCGATCCCCTGGCGGTAGAATCGATGCTGTTGCCGATACAGTTTGGTGTCGATCGCAAGAATGCCCTGTCACTGGCCTCCAAGAACAACCCCCGCATGGCGCGCATGGCCTACAACATGCTCGGCCCCGATCTCATGTCCAAAAAGTTCACCCTCTCGAAGTGGATTCTTTCAGGGCCACCCGAGACCTGGCGCTCCCAGCTGGACGCCTACTATGCGGCCGAGCCGGTGTTTGCCCTGCTCGGAGGGATCTCCGAAGGGGATTGGGAACCGGTGCACCGCTTCTGTGAGGAGAACAGGATTCCCAACCTCTTCCCTGTCGTTGATTATCCGGTTATTTCCAATACCGACTGGTACACCCTTTACTTCTCCCGCGGTATTCGTCAGGAAGCCGAAGCGGCCGCCCGCTACCTCAACACCCTGATGGACCTGCTCACGTCCGACACTAAAATTGTCCAGGTCTACCGGGACAACCGCCGGGGACGCACCCTGGCGGAAGGGTTCAGACAAGCCTGGGAAGAGGCAGGCCACCCCACCGCTGCTGAGTACATCATCGAAGAGGGACAAACCCTCAGCGACGAAACGCTCGGGGAAATCGTGAAGGAAAAAAGCCCTGAGGTGCTGCTCGTCTGGGACGGCCCCTCCGCCATCGGTGCCTTGGAGAAACTTGCCGCAGCCAAAGATCGCCCCAAATTCATCTACGCCTCGGCCACCTGGTTCGGCGATGACCTCTACGCCATCGAAGACCCGCTGCGAAGCCAGCTCTTCATGACCTATCCTTACCGCATGCCCCAGGAAGAGAGCCGCTTCAACACCTCGCTGAACAAGGTCCTCATGGGCAAGCCTCTTTCCGCCTATGATGTCGAAGCACTCAAAAAGTCCTACATTGCCAATGACATGCTCGGCAAAGCCCTCATGGAAATGCGCAGCGAATATTATCGTGACTTTCTCTTCGACACCATCGGCATGATGAAGGATACCTACCTCCCCCTTTTCGACCGTATCACTTTTGGCCCCGGCCAGCGATACGCCTCCAAGGGATGTTTCATCGTGCAGCTCGGCGAAGGGGATAACCCTCGCCTCGAGCGTCGCAGTGAATGGCTGATCCAATGA
- a CDS encoding SCO family protein yields the protein MGNWVVVLLLLFSGSAFAAGQKYERSIENYRVPDVTLVNQDGERVRIKPIIESSDKTIIVDFIYGTCTTICPVLSAGFANLQRKLGDDLDKVRLISITIDPENDTPQILKEYLERYQAKPGWDFLTGSRKDIDRVMNSFDAYFRDKMDHKPLTFIRSPADGKWIRLYGLMGSRDFMNEFQKVGI from the coding sequence ATGGGAAATTGGGTTGTTGTTCTACTGCTCCTTTTTTCCGGTTCGGCATTCGCTGCGGGACAGAAATATGAACGGTCCATTGAAAACTACAGGGTACCCGACGTGACCCTGGTGAACCAGGACGGTGAAAGGGTCAGGATCAAGCCGATCATCGAGTCGTCAGACAAGACGATTATCGTCGACTTCATTTACGGTACCTGCACGACGATCTGCCCGGTCCTTTCGGCGGGTTTCGCAAACCTGCAGAGAAAACTCGGAGATGACCTCGACAAGGTTCGACTCATTTCTATAACGATCGATCCCGAAAACGACACACCGCAGATATTGAAAGAATACCTGGAACGTTACCAGGCAAAGCCCGGCTGGGATTTCTTGACAGGGAGCCGCAAAGATATCGACCGGGTGATGAATTCTTTCGATGCCTATTTCCGGGACAAAATGGATCACAAGCCCCTGACCTTCATCCGCTCGCCGGCCGACGGCAAATGGATCAGGCTTTACGGTCTCATGGGAAGTCGGGACTTTATGAATGAATTCCAAAAGGTGGGGATATAA
- a CDS encoding response regulator transcription factor, with translation MNKIRIFIVDDHPIVREGLPQLLESQGDLQVVGSAENGERALERLRGLEADVIILDISMPVLNGFETVGLIKEVLPDAEILIYSMHNKEAYVHKVLHAGARGYVLKGSPISELIEAVRTVHRKEFFLSGKLQNGVIECYLTNRKEKNDEHSRYNLLSEREQQVFRLMVEGKTTSEIGEILCVSPKTIEKHRLNIMKKLELRNPIDMVKYAVRIGLIDPDFWKA, from the coding sequence ATGAACAAAATCAGAATTTTCATTGTGGATGACCACCCCATCGTCAGAGAGGGGCTGCCTCAACTGCTCGAATCCCAAGGAGACCTTCAGGTCGTCGGCAGCGCCGAGAATGGCGAAAGGGCCCTGGAAAGACTTCGCGGACTCGAAGCCGATGTCATTATCCTCGATATCTCCATGCCCGTCTTGAACGGTTTCGAGACCGTCGGACTTATCAAGGAAGTGCTTCCGGATGCCGAGATTCTCATCTACTCCATGCACAACAAAGAGGCCTATGTACATAAGGTGCTCCATGCGGGAGCCAGGGGGTATGTCCTAAAGGGCTCCCCGATCTCCGAGCTGATCGAGGCGGTCAGAACAGTGCACCGGAAAGAATTCTTTCTGAGCGGCAAATTGCAAAACGGCGTCATCGAATGCTACCTGACCAATCGAAAGGAAAAAAATGACGAACATTCTCGTTACAATCTGCTCTCGGAACGCGAACAGCAGGTTTTCCGACTCATGGTCGAAGGAAAAACGACCTCCGAGATCGGCGAGATTCTGTGTGTCAGTCCCAAGACGATCGAGAAGCATCGTCTGAACATCATGAAAAAGCTCGAACTTAGAAATCCCATCGACATGGTCAAATACGCCGTTCGCATCGGTCTGATCGACCCGGATTTCTGGAAAGCCTGA
- a CDS encoding sensor histidine kinase, which translates to MRGAFSKITPFGKKRCSRAPVILFFLLAAAIFTANFFITYIHDYMPNLTLWQHALADSVVLSIILLPCIYIFWFGPLWREVQERKKAEESITRLSRKLITAAEEERKKLALDLHDECSQHLTELQFGIESLLLLPPHQIEEKQIKLAGIQELLQQFGDQIRNFSSGLRPDMLDDLGIVPTLQWYVSEVALNAPDVRIDFEAIGLQKRLPSSVELVLYRVCQESLTNIMKHAHADQVKILLTYSHPKVILSVKDNGIGFNPAPHDHQGEDGKHGLGLLGMRERVSSIGGQWSVNSSRNRGTVIRVELPVPHEGETV; encoded by the coding sequence ATGCGAGGGGCTTTTAGCAAAATTACTCCTTTCGGTAAGAAGCGTTGCAGTCGAGCGCCGGTCATACTCTTTTTCCTGCTGGCTGCCGCCATATTCACCGCCAACTTTTTCATCACCTACATTCATGATTACATGCCCAACCTGACCTTGTGGCAGCACGCACTCGCCGACTCGGTCGTCCTGTCGATCATCCTGTTGCCCTGCATATATATTTTCTGGTTCGGGCCACTGTGGAGAGAGGTCCAGGAACGGAAAAAGGCAGAAGAGTCCATCACCAGACTTTCACGAAAACTGATTACGGCGGCAGAGGAAGAGAGGAAAAAACTGGCCCTCGACCTTCACGACGAGTGCAGCCAACATTTAACCGAACTGCAGTTCGGGATTGAGTCGCTGCTGTTGCTTCCTCCCCACCAGATCGAGGAAAAACAGATCAAATTGGCTGGAATACAAGAACTTCTTCAGCAATTCGGAGATCAGATCCGCAATTTTTCTTCAGGGCTGAGACCCGATATGCTCGATGATCTGGGCATCGTTCCCACACTTCAGTGGTACGTCTCGGAAGTCGCCCTGAACGCCCCTGATGTTCGTATCGATTTCGAGGCCATAGGCCTGCAGAAAAGGCTTCCTTCCTCCGTAGAGTTGGTGCTCTACCGTGTTTGCCAGGAAAGCCTGACCAATATCATGAAACATGCTCACGCCGACCAGGTCAAAATCCTGCTGACCTACAGCCACCCCAAGGTCATTCTGTCCGTCAAGGACAACGGCATAGGTTTCAACCCGGCCCCTCATGACCATCAGGGAGAGGATGGCAAGCATGGACTGGGACTTCTTGGTATGCGGGAACGCGTCTCTTCCATCGGAGGTCAATGGTCTGTCAACTCGAGTCGGAACAGGGGAACAGTAATTCGCGTCGAGTTACCGGTTCCGCACGAAGGAGAGACAGTATGA
- a CDS encoding ATP-binding cassette domain-containing protein: MDYLIHTENACKIYNPRQADEFRAIDGVSLTIARGEVVALKGPSGSGKTTLLSLIGCMGRPTSGRILVAGKDVAKLPERYLTRIRRQTYGFIFQQFNLIRDISVLENILLPLYPQEIPFPPMQERGRALLARLGIEKKAHLKVNKLSGGEQQRVAIARALINDPEILIADEPTAHLDSKLSAELLGILEDINRTGKTIIIATHDPYVFGHPLISRTIAMRDGRILEDGGQ, translated from the coding sequence GTGGACTATCTGATTCATACGGAAAATGCCTGCAAGATTTACAACCCGCGCCAGGCCGATGAATTTCGGGCGATTGACGGCGTTTCTCTCACCATTGCCAGAGGGGAGGTGGTGGCTCTCAAGGGTCCCAGCGGCTCCGGCAAAACAACCCTGCTCAGTCTGATCGGCTGCATGGGGCGGCCGACCTCCGGCCGCATCCTGGTCGCGGGCAAGGACGTCGCCAAACTCCCTGAACGCTATCTCACCCGAATCCGCCGGCAAACCTACGGGTTTATCTTCCAGCAGTTCAATCTGATTCGCGACATCAGTGTCCTTGAAAACATCCTGCTCCCCCTCTATCCCCAGGAAATCCCTTTTCCCCCCATGCAGGAGCGTGGGCGCGCCCTGCTCGCCCGTCTCGGCATTGAAAAGAAAGCGCATCTGAAGGTCAACAAGCTTTCGGGGGGAGAACAACAGAGGGTCGCCATTGCCCGGGCCCTCATCAATGATCCTGAAATTCTCATTGCCGACGAACCGACCGCTCATCTCGACAGCAAACTGTCTGCCGAGCTGCTTGGTATCCTGGAGGATATCAACCGCACCGGCAAGACGATCATCATCGCCACTCACGATCCCTATGTGTTCGGCCATCCCCTGATCAGCCGGACCATCGCCATGCGCGATGGCCGCATTCTTGAGGATGGCGGCCAGTGA
- a CDS encoding ABC transporter permease — MRRHLKILEYALSSLWRRKYKNLSITLVYAFTIAVLASVLFLTHSLKTEASRLLENAPELVVQKLAGGRHDMIPASYGEKIRAIPGVAEVTPRFWGYYYDGLIEANYTLVAVDSGMPALEMLEGHLPGGPGECAIGAGVAAIRKVEIGDDLILVDHRNTGISYEVTGVFRTGSELLTNDLVVLTRHDLTSFFGYADDLATDISVSVRNPREVTTIAEKIRRILPDTRPISRREILQTYAGVFNWRSGMMLSVFAAALVAFCILAWDKATGISAEEKREIGILKAIGWETSDILALKFWEGIAVSLTSLLLGLIGAYVHVFLLGASVLAPVIKGWSVLFPPFRLIPFVDFYQILVIGFLTVTPYVVSTVVPSWKASITDPETAMRG; from the coding sequence GTGAGACGACACCTGAAGATCCTGGAGTACGCCCTCTCCTCCCTGTGGCGCCGAAAATACAAGAACCTCTCCATCACCCTCGTCTATGCCTTCACGATAGCCGTCCTGGCATCCGTTCTCTTCCTGACCCATTCCCTGAAGACCGAGGCCAGCCGCCTGCTTGAGAATGCCCCTGAGCTGGTAGTTCAGAAACTCGCAGGGGGCAGGCATGACATGATCCCTGCCAGCTATGGCGAGAAAATCCGTGCCATCCCGGGGGTTGCGGAGGTCACTCCGAGGTTCTGGGGATATTATTACGATGGACTCATCGAGGCCAACTACACCCTGGTAGCCGTTGACTCCGGCATGCCGGCTCTGGAGATGCTCGAAGGACACCTCCCCGGCGGCCCGGGCGAATGCGCCATTGGCGCGGGGGTGGCTGCTATCCGCAAGGTGGAGATCGGCGATGACCTGATCCTTGTCGACCACCGGAACACAGGCATTTCCTACGAGGTGACAGGAGTTTTCCGAACCGGTTCGGAGCTGCTGACCAACGACCTGGTCGTGCTGACCCGCCATGACCTGACAAGCTTTTTCGGCTATGCCGACGATCTGGCTACAGACATATCGGTATCCGTGCGTAACCCGCGCGAGGTGACCACCATCGCCGAAAAGATTCGACGTATCCTCCCTGACACCCGCCCAATCTCCCGGCGGGAAATTCTTCAGACCTACGCAGGGGTTTTCAACTGGCGAAGCGGCATGATGCTGTCGGTATTCGCGGCAGCCCTGGTCGCTTTCTGCATCCTTGCCTGGGACAAAGCCACAGGCATCAGCGCCGAGGAAAAACGTGAAATCGGCATCCTGAAGGCGATCGGCTGGGAGACCTCGGATATTCTCGCGCTGAAGTTCTGGGAAGGGATTGCCGTTTCCCTCACCAGTCTCCTGCTGGGGCTCATAGGAGCCTACGTGCACGTCTTTCTGCTGGGGGCCTCCGTGCTGGCGCCGGTCATAAAGGGTTGGTCCGTTCTCTTTCCCCCCTTTCGGCTCATTCCCTTCGTTGATTTCTACCAGATACTGGTCATCGGTTTTCTGACCGTCACCCCCTATGTGGTCAGTACGGTGGTTCCTTCGTGGAAAGCCTCCATCACCGACCCTGAAACCGCGATGAGAGGCTAA
- a CDS encoding nitrous oxide reductase accessory protein NosL produces MSVRIAISALLLLFLTSSAALAEQPSPPDDKDRCPVCGMFVAPYPDWVAAIEFKDGSKAYFDGPKDMFVYFFDLAKYRPGTTIDDIAALFVTEYYSTKMENLHDVFLVTGSDVTGPMGYELVPVKGRENAETFLRDHGGKKIMQFNGRELTDVTSSP; encoded by the coding sequence ATGTCCGTTCGAATCGCGATCTCGGCCCTTTTGCTCTTGTTTCTCACCTCCTCCGCAGCCCTTGCAGAGCAGCCCTCGCCTCCAGACGACAAAGACCGTTGCCCCGTATGTGGCATGTTCGTCGCACCTTACCCCGACTGGGTCGCGGCAATCGAATTCAAAGATGGATCCAAAGCCTATTTCGACGGGCCCAAGGACATGTTCGTCTATTTCTTTGACCTCGCCAAATATCGGCCTGGGACGACGATCGACGACATCGCGGCCTTGTTCGTCACCGAATACTATTCTACAAAGATGGAAAATCTCCATGATGTGTTCCTCGTCACCGGCAGCGACGTTACCGGCCCCATGGGCTACGAGCTGGTGCCGGTTAAAGGCCGGGAGAACGCCGAGACCTTTCTGCGGGACCATGGCGGCAAGAAAATCATGCAATTCAACGGGCGTGAGCTCACGGACGTCACCTCGTCACCATGA
- the galE gene encoding UDP-glucose 4-epimerase GalE — protein MAKIFVTGGAGYIGSHVVKALGEAGYEVRTYDNLSTGNRWAILHGDLVEGDIADREALKKALQDFRPDAVMHFAAFIEVAESVRNPLKYYRNNTVNALGLLETLRELHIPRFIFSSTAAVYGTPETVPVNEEAQLAPINPYGASKMMTERFLADLAAAGGDFAYVALRYFNVAGADPHSRIGQCYKNPTHLITRALKTALGEFDKLQVFGTDYPTPDGTCIRDYIHVDDLAAAHLVALRHLLDGGGSDIFNCGYGRGYSVREVVETAKRITGVDFPVEEAPRREGDPASLIADSSKISANLGWQPRFADLDYIVQTAWDWELALRKRA, from the coding sequence ATGGCCAAAATTTTTGTCACCGGCGGCGCCGGTTATATCGGCAGTCATGTGGTCAAGGCCCTGGGAGAGGCGGGCTATGAGGTGCGCACCTATGACAATCTGTCGACGGGCAATCGCTGGGCGATCCTGCACGGCGACCTGGTTGAGGGGGATATCGCCGACCGGGAGGCTTTGAAAAAAGCCCTGCAGGACTTTCGTCCCGATGCCGTCATGCACTTTGCCGCTTTTATCGAGGTGGCCGAGAGTGTGCGAAATCCCCTGAAATACTACCGCAACAACACCGTCAACGCCCTCGGCCTGCTGGAAACCCTGCGGGAGCTGCACATCCCCCGCTTTATTTTCTCCTCCACCGCCGCCGTCTACGGCACGCCGGAAACCGTGCCCGTCAACGAAGAGGCGCAGCTGGCACCCATCAATCCCTATGGGGCTTCGAAGATGATGACGGAGCGCTTTCTGGCTGATCTGGCCGCCGCCGGCGGTGATTTCGCCTATGTGGCCCTGCGCTATTTCAACGTGGCTGGCGCCGACCCGCACAGCCGCATCGGCCAGTGCTACAAGAACCCCACCCACCTCATCACCCGCGCCCTGAAGACGGCGCTGGGGGAGTTCGACAAGCTGCAGGTGTTCGGGACCGATTATCCCACCCCCGACGGTACCTGCATCCGCGACTATATCCACGTCGATGATCTGGCCGCGGCTCACCTGGTCGCCCTGCGCCACCTCCTCGACGGGGGCGGCAGCGACATCTTCAATTGCGGCTATGGTCGCGGCTATTCGGTGCGTGAGGTGGTGGAGACGGCCAAGCGCATCACTGGCGTCGATTTCCCAGTGGAAGAAGCGCCCCGCCGCGAAGGGGATCCGGCCTCCCTGATCGCCGACAGCAGCAAAATTTCCGCCAACCTCGGCTGGCAGCCCCGTTTCGCCGATCTCGATTACATTGTCCAGACAGCCTGGGACTGGGAGCTGGCGCTGCGGAAGAGGGCGTAG
- a CDS encoding nucleotide pyrophosphohydrolase: MSDNQTTLQDLKEKMADFVRERDWEQFHTPKNLSMSIAIEAGELMEHFQWLTVEQSKNLSPAALQDIGEELADIVIYALSLANNLGLDMADTVLAKMEKNIRKYPSDQVRGKAHKYTYYVTNEE; this comes from the coding sequence ATGAGCGACAACCAGACCACCCTGCAGGATCTGAAGGAGAAGATGGCGGACTTTGTGCGGGAACGGGATTGGGAGCAGTTTCACACCCCGAAGAACCTGAGCATGTCCATCGCCATCGAGGCGGGCGAACTGATGGAGCATTTTCAGTGGCTGACGGTGGAGCAGTCGAAAAATCTGTCCCCGGCGGCGCTCCAGGATATTGGCGAAGAACTCGCCGATATCGTCATCTACGCGCTCTCGCTGGCCAATAACCTGGGGCTGGACATGGCCGACACGGTGCTGGCTAAAATGGAGAAGAATATCCGCAAGTACCCCAGCGACCAGGTGCGGGGGAAGGCCCACAAGTACACCTATTATGTGACCAATGAAGAGTGA
- a CDS encoding WYL domain-containing protein, whose protein sequence is MTKPAKKYSQAARLHDVIRLLEARYGATVEELVEECQVNRRTIYRDLQAIADAGYPLVREREADGRTLYRFITGFKNIPPITFSLPELMTLYFCRGQLSFLRGTPFSDDLDAIFSRIRSSLPPRSVAHLERLAEAAAPRFQGIRDYSSKKEILRRLREALLYQYRCTLIYAPPHRSGQEYLFDPYTLLFYKDSLYVGGYAHNRQGLRLFLVDRIQELHCSDTRFEIPEDFRLADLTGNAFGLINDQPLALKVRFGPAVAHLIRERSWHPAQQLDEQEDGSVLLSFEAAGEQEILSWLYSYLPHVEVLAPPTLRKTFAAGLRQALKAMAKK, encoded by the coding sequence GTGACCAAGCCGGCCAAGAAATACAGTCAGGCTGCCCGTCTGCATGATGTCATCCGTCTGCTCGAAGCCCGGTACGGCGCCACGGTGGAGGAACTGGTCGAGGAGTGTCAGGTCAATCGGCGCACCATCTACCGTGACCTGCAGGCGATTGCCGACGCCGGTTATCCCCTGGTGCGGGAGCGCGAGGCCGACGGACGCACCCTTTATCGTTTTATCACCGGCTTCAAGAATATCCCGCCTATCACCTTTTCTCTGCCAGAGCTGATGACCCTCTATTTTTGCCGAGGGCAGCTGTCTTTTCTGCGGGGAACGCCTTTTTCCGATGACCTCGACGCCATTTTCAGTCGCATCCGCTCCAGCCTGCCGCCGCGCAGCGTCGCCCATCTCGAGCGTCTGGCCGAGGCGGCCGCGCCCCGCTTTCAGGGAATACGGGACTACAGCAGCAAGAAGGAAATTCTGCGCCGTCTGCGCGAGGCTCTGCTCTATCAGTACCGCTGTACCCTCATCTACGCGCCGCCCCACCGCTCCGGACAGGAATATCTGTTCGATCCCTACACGCTGCTCTTCTACAAGGATTCCCTCTATGTGGGCGGCTACGCCCATAACCGCCAGGGACTGCGCCTCTTTCTGGTCGACAGGATTCAGGAGCTTCACTGCAGCGATACGCGTTTCGAGATTCCGGAGGACTTCCGCCTGGCGGATCTCACCGGCAACGCCTTCGGTCTGATCAACGACCAACCGCTGGCTCTTAAGGTCCGTTTCGGTCCGGCGGTGGCGCATCTGATCCGCGAGCGCAGCTGGCACCCGGCCCAGCAGTTGGACGAGCAAGAGGACGGCTCCGTGCTCCTCTCCTTTGAAGCCGCGGGTGAGCAGGAAATCCTCTCCTGGCTCTATTCCTATCTGCCGCACGTTGAGGTGCTGGCGCCGCCGACTCTACGCAAAACTTTTGCGGCAGGGCTGCGGCAGGCGCTGAAGGCGATGGCGAAAAAGTAG
- a CDS encoding nucleoside triphosphate pyrophosphatase: MRSIVLASTSSYRRQLLRQLEIPFVADAPLYKEEMHKGIAPELLVKHLSYHKAFSLRERYPEALIIGSDQIFVDPRNQVLGKPGSQTKAVEQLRAMSGRSHTFYTGVTVFDARNGQALSDFATCTVTLKPLTEEQISRYVQRENPVDCAGSFKIEGLGIALMQKVEGEDYTSLIGLPLIKLVDLLGQFGVEVI, translated from the coding sequence ATGCGATCCATCGTTCTGGCTTCCACCAGTTCCTACCGCCGCCAACTGCTCCGCCAACTGGAAATCCCCTTTGTGGCCGATGCGCCCCTCTACAAGGAGGAGATGCACAAAGGCATCGCGCCGGAGCTGCTGGTCAAACACCTGTCCTACCACAAGGCGTTCAGCCTGCGCGAGCGCTACCCGGAAGCGCTGATTATCGGTTCGGATCAGATCTTTGTCGATCCGCGCAATCAGGTGCTTGGAAAACCGGGCAGCCAGACCAAGGCGGTGGAACAGTTGCGCGCCATGAGCGGCCGCAGCCACACCTTTTATACCGGGGTGACGGTATTCGACGCCCGCAATGGCCAGGCTCTTTCCGATTTTGCCACCTGCACGGTGACCCTCAAACCCCTCACCGAGGAACAGATCAGCCGCTATGTGCAGCGGGAAAACCCCGTGGACTGTGCCGGCTCCTTCAAGATTGAAGGATTGGGAATTGCCCTCATGCAGAAGGTGGAAGGGGAAGACTACACCAGCCTCATCGGTCTGCCGCTCATCAAGCTGGTCGACTTGCTCGGCCAGTTTGGCGTTGAGGTGATCTGA